Below is a window of Populus alba chromosome 2, ASM523922v2, whole genome shotgun sequence DNA.
CCGATGTTCCccgttgaaacaaatatttatttatttatttcaatgtgGAACATCTGGTGcaataattctttcttttatatctGGATCATATCTTATCTATTTGATTTCATGATGGTGATgattaattgatattaattctgaatatattattcttatttggtagcgtggataaaaaataaagcaggTAGAATTAATCTAAGAGAAATTGATTGTCCCCGATGTTCCccattgaaacaaatatttatttatttatttcaatgtgGAACATCTGGTGcaataattctttcttttatatctGGATCATATCTTATCTATTTGatttgatgatggtgatgattaattgatattaattctgaatatattattcttatttggtagcgtggataaaaaataaagtagctAGAATTAATCTAAGAGAAATTGATTGTCCCCGATGTTCCccattgaaataaataaattcgaGTGCTGCAGCTTTAcagtaaaataaatagagaaggcAATCATTGCACATTGCTATTACTATTACCTTGATTGGGGTGCTGTTAAAATAAATAGGGAAGGAggtgatttaatttatttatttaggacAGTTTCTACATTTTTAAACatgaactaaataaaaagtcgggttttaaaatttaaagttgacaTGTTAAAGGATCACTATAACTAATCCCATAGAAAAGCAGTTAAAATAtcgaattaaaagaaaaacaaattaaaggatCAAAGTgggaaatgttttttaaaaagtaaagaaatatTGTTCGAATCCAAGATATTCTCTATCACATGACACGGTGAAACGTTGatgtcatttagtttttttttttaaattttaattttaattttaatgcttCCCTTCAAAAAACTAGCTGGGCCTTGCTAATAGAAGAATTTAAAACATACCATACACAGCAAGGATCATGTGTCTTGCTTGAACTGCAAAAAATGCTAGTCCGACAATACGTTCTTTGCTTGGGACTAAGCCCAGATCAAGCACCTGCTGATTTCTATTTGCGCACCGGGCTTAAGTCTATTAAATTTACAGGGAACAATCTCCGCTTATCTTTTATCTCGCAAGTTTTTTCTTCTGTGTTCTTTTTTCCAAGTGGATCATCCCGTAAGCTGTTTAATCGTGGTAACTGTGACTTAAAAGTAAATGTATAATGTAGCCACACTATATTGCACCGTACGAGCATTAAAATATACGTATTTTACATTCACTATCAtgcattaaaagaaaatattagaaaaacaaaatattagacCTTTTGTATCTCTACCAGCCAAGCCCGCCTCACAAAATGTTTCCTTATTGTTGAGACGGCAAGCGAGCTACTCTTTTGACATGCATCGCCTCCCTTTTTTATGTCCCTTGCAGCTAAGATTAATTCTCAGTATACTGCAATTTGGagtaggttaattttttttttccccttaatgaTTCATCGAGAGGCCCACCCtgaactatattatttttctttcattaattattaatttaaaaatatataaaaatactaaaaaaaatatttctctaaTACAATGAGGTCATTCGTGATAATATATCGAAAATACTAAGTTATTTCTCTAATCAGAAGGACAACGCGCTCCTCAGACCCAGCACAAATTTATCAGATTTCTGCAAGTCCATGGATCGCAACTGCATCGCTCAGTTAATGTCTGCATTGAGGTAGCATTTAAATGCAGCCAGTTCGATGTAAACtggattgtaattttatttcataattgcTGCTTCTTAACCAATGTCTTTTAGGTATCACCCTTACAAGGCAAattaaacaagagaaaaaaagaagtggaCTAAAGGAGAGAATTGTAGCTCAAGGAGGAAAAGTAACATTATTAGTGCTCTATTACTATTTCTTATTAGAAACCAGTCACAGGAACAAGAATATAGAGGTAAATACCTCATGACATAAACTAAACCTGCTATGATATGACGCAAACTTGTGGCAGAACAGCCCGCACAATAAACTATACCTTCTCAATAAAGTACAAAGCAAGCCAACCATAAGAGATTATCACCTGGGAAAGAGAATAAATTCTGTTAATTACAATACGGTAAAGATGCTAGTTGATGACAGATGTAATGCAAGATCTCCAAACCTACAAACACAGAGAGACAATTTGACAAACCAAGTACTCGCatataatttgttgaagtaaCCTTTTGATTAAAAGCTTATCATTCACTACTCTATGAATATGGCGGCTTATCATTTATTATTCTATGGAATATCTTGGAAGTCTTCGTCCATGAACTCGAAATAAAAAAGATCTTCATGAGGTTCAATTGCAGAATTCACAAACAACAGTAGCACCATAGGACTTCCTTATTCATTGATGCAGATATGGATAATGCAAAAAATTGCTAGTTTGGGGATGCATTGAACAACAGGGAAGGAACCAACTTGGTTTAAAGATATCCATGATGTAAGAAACAATATAATTCCCAATTAAATCTCCAAATCTGGTAATGCTTCACACAGCACTGACCCACTTCAGACTTCGATGGTGAATTCAAGCATTTTAAGTAGCACACGTGAACAAAAGCATCAGTAAGTAGAGTGTTTATAGATCTAAATCAGAGAATAATTACCTTAGTAGGTATTCAGTTTGATATATCTGGTACAAAGGAAACCCCTAAACAGCAACCTGCAAACACCACAAGTATAATCCACAACATGATCTTCATTTTGTTCCTTATGCTTgtatgtttaaaattttaagaaataaactaaaacactaGGAAAAGGTGTTATCAAAAGCCAAATATTGCAGGGTCATGTCAATATAAATTTTCCTGTTGAAACCACAAATTATGCATCAATTACCTGTTGAAACTACAAATTATGCAGCAATTACCTGTTGAGCATAAGAAATTTAGTTTATTGTGCAGAAATTTCACGTACAGACCATTATTAATACAGCAGCCCATTTTGTATTTCCATATGATTCCTAAGCATTATTTTCGCCATACTTGAATTGTCCTCAATTTTTTATACCTTCTCCATAAAACCTGAGTTCATGATATCTCTATGAACATTGAATTACCTTTTTGTTATGTTCAAGAGAAGTTTCTGTTACTGGTGGGCCATATGTATCAGAAAATGAAAGTTCTTCCCTATATCCTATGGCAAAGTTCAAGATCACGCACGCAAATTCTTGTTTTACATGCCAGGATGGTATATATTGCATGCATTCACATCGTATCTGGCCACATAAAGGTCATTACTCAGTATTCATCTCACTTGAGCATTCCTGGAGGGTCCAAAACGGTGCTATGAAAGTAAGCATTTTTGCATTAAGAATGCCTTTGCAAGCCTTCAACTTGCACAACAAATGTTCCTTCTAAGTTCTATGCTTTGCCACACGCATGCACGCACCTTTTAGAAGAATCCTGATTGCATTCAGTACCCGGGAAATAAAAGGTAATTGGATGGCAACTATAGATCCTATCAAGAAACTAAAGGTTTGCAAAAGCTTCTTGAAGGAAGCATATAGGCTGACTTTTAATGTGAGGTTATTTTCAATACATGGGCTGAAATCTATCATAAACAATCAACTACTAATATTCATGCCACAAAATGCATGTCGAATAAGTCAtggcaataaaataatatgcatCTCATTCTGCACAGATAGAAAACAAAGCTTGATTCAGCTCACATTTCTAATGGTATATTCACAAACTAAAATGTATTCTTCGATTGAGATTTGACTCTCCATTCATAATGAAATGCCTACGAGATAGCATAGCTATGGTGCTTTACCTTCTCCTCTTTTGGTGTAAAGATGGCTTTAACTGCCTCAAAAACCTCTTCAACAGACTTTGCCGCATCAACCTGAGGGCTCAATGCAAAGAAATGGTTAAAGTAATCAAGCAATATGCATTGCAATATACAAACAATTGCATAAACATATTACCTTCCTAACTTTCCCCTTTGATTCATAGTACTCAACCACAGGAAGACTGGACTCTAGAAAAACATTAAACCGCTTCCTTATAGTTTCAATGTTATCATCTTCTCTTCCCTTCATTACCCCAGAAAAGGAAAGAATCGCAGAATAAAGATACATTAGCACATGAGATGAGAAAAATGAACCAATACAGAATATGAATGTGAACTCCATAAGAGATATGTTATGTCCAAGTATATTATAGAAAGCGCAGTCACGGTAATCCAACCTGGTTCCTGCTCAAAATGCGCCTCTCCATCTCCTCTTCAGGACAATCAAAGAACAGGACAAATGCTGGTTCAATTTTGGTCTGGATAACCAACATAATtcagaatttaataaaataaacctgAAATTTTATCTTCAGGAGACATGCCCTCTGAATCATTATTTCACTACAAACACTATTCAAACCAAGCAGAGAGCTTTAGCATGTGcatgcacacacacacacacacaaacccagatattgggaataactttattgaaaaaagaGTTTCATAAAATTCGAACCTAAGACCTTTACCAGTCACTTTCTCTCTTTACCACTCAAGCTATGCATAGAGAATTGTGTAGATAACTTACAACAGCCTCAAACGCAGCTCGGTTTTCCTCATTGCGGGGAAAACCATCAATTAGAAATTTGTCATTTCCACTTTCCTGCATTGCTTTTTGGAGGAGCTTTATTGTTACCTCTGAAGGCACTATCTTTCCCTCCTTGATCATGTTCTGAATCATGGTTCTGTAGACCACAAGGAACAAGATAACCAAGTGTTCAGTGATAAGGTCAAGCAAAAAGATGCAGACATCATAGAAGTTCCAAAATCTAACACGTAGCACCACGGTACCAAATGGAAAAATACATGAAGGCGCATAGACGCCACCATGACTCCATATCCACACAGCAAGTGCAGAGAATACATGCACTTGATGGAAAGCATATTTTGAGATTAAAACTTCAGAGGCGAACCAAACAACTTATTAAAGATCTGACTACATGGAACACATAGGACAGTCACAGAAAAATTACCAATCATTTGATAGATCAAATCCAAAAGGTCCCTACATTCCTATCAAGAAAGATATTGAATGATTTGGTAGAGACCAACACCCCACACCACCAGCTTTAAGAATACATAAACATAAAAACTCCCATTAGGTATTCCAATATAAATATTCATTCAATATGAGACATCATTGAGATAAGGCGGGGCAGGGGGTGATCAAATTACTGAAACCTAACCACAAATGAGAGAAGGAAAAACTTCCATGATCCATGTGATACAGATCCATGAAtcgctttaattttattttaaattctgtatgatttattttttcatataaatctaTTCTATTTAGGAAGTAGCCTTACTTTGGAATCTTAGTACTGGTTGTGAATCTTACTTTATTCAGGAAATGAAAACATTAATTACATGGCTTTCT
It encodes the following:
- the LOC118042318 gene encoding UMP-CMP kinase 3; the protein is MGTVSDAEKKPAVIFVLGGPGSGKGTQCANVVEHFGYTHLSAGDLLRAEIKSGSENGTMIQNMIKEGKIVPSEVTIKLLQKAMQESGNDKFLIDGFPRNEENRAAFEAVTKIEPAFVLFFDCPEEEMERRILSRNQGREDDNIETIRKRFNVFLESSLPVVEYYESKGKVRKVDAAKSVEEVFEAVKAIFTPKEEKVAV